One segment of Streptosporangium brasiliense DNA contains the following:
- a CDS encoding class F sortase, producing the protein MPAWTFHAGHRRGLVPGGHGASRLLRALPGLALAAGCAAAVPEDGRGRPVTIPAGAQPGRAVAGRDGAGGAGLPTPLGWGLGRGEPTRVVIPSIGVNAPLVVLGLEGDGTLAVPPLDHADVAGWYGAGPTPGEPGSAVIVGHLDTRTGPAVFARLDELRPGDSIAVARGDGTVAVFAVERLEQAPKNRFPADRVYGSTEERRLRLVTCGGSFDQVRGSYDDNVIVHARYRAGYLTSDLGYPE; encoded by the coding sequence GTGCCCGCCTGGACGTTTCATGCTGGGCATCGGCGGGGCCTCGTTCCGGGCGGGCACGGAGCCAGCCGTCTCCTGCGCGCGCTCCCGGGCCTGGCGCTGGCGGCGGGCTGCGCCGCCGCCGTTCCGGAGGACGGGCGCGGGCGGCCGGTGACCATTCCGGCGGGCGCGCAGCCCGGACGGGCCGTGGCCGGGCGGGACGGGGCCGGCGGAGCGGGCCTGCCGACACCGCTCGGGTGGGGGCTGGGCCGTGGCGAGCCGACGCGCGTCGTGATCCCGAGTATCGGGGTGAACGCTCCGCTGGTGGTGCTGGGGCTGGAGGGCGACGGCACGCTCGCCGTACCGCCGCTCGACCACGCCGACGTCGCGGGCTGGTACGGGGCGGGCCCGACCCCCGGCGAGCCGGGCTCGGCGGTCATCGTCGGCCACCTCGACACCAGGACCGGGCCCGCGGTGTTCGCCCGGCTCGACGAGCTCAGGCCGGGGGACTCCATCGCGGTGGCACGTGGGGACGGGACCGTGGCGGTCTTCGCGGTGGAGCGCCTGGAGCAGGCGCCCAAGAACCGCTTCCCCGCCGATCGAGTGTACGGTTCGACGGAGGAGAGGCGGCTGCGGCTGGTGACCTGTGGCGGCAGTTTCGACCAGGTCAGAGGCTCCTACGATGACAATGTGATCGTGCACGCGCGGTACCGTGCGGGGTATCTCACCTCGGATCTGGGGTATCCTGAGTAG
- a CDS encoding DUF1707 SHOCT-like domain-containing protein, which yields MRASDGDRDRVAEVLREHYAQGRLTVEEFDERLEQLYASRTYGELATLTSDLPDVDLGRLPAPAPRSPERRDIGQAQRKGLTAMWATWGTASGINWAIWLILGVTDGFDFPYPWPLWVMGPWGVVLLVTTIATGLGGKRNP from the coding sequence ATGCGGGCATCGGACGGGGACCGGGACAGAGTCGCCGAGGTCCTGCGGGAGCACTACGCACAGGGCCGGCTCACCGTCGAGGAGTTCGACGAGCGGCTGGAGCAGCTCTACGCCAGCAGGACCTACGGCGAGCTCGCCACGCTCACCTCCGACCTCCCCGACGTCGACCTGGGCCGGCTCCCCGCGCCCGCGCCCCGCAGCCCGGAGCGCCGGGACATCGGTCAGGCGCAGCGTAAGGGCCTGACGGCGATGTGGGCCACCTGGGGGACGGCCAGCGGGATCAACTGGGCGATCTGGCTGATCCTCGGGGTGACGGACGGCTTCGACTTCCCCTACCCCTGGCCGCTGTGGGTGATGGGCCCCTGGGGAGTGGTGCTGCTGGTGACCACCATCGCCACCGGCCTGGGCGGCAAGCGCAATCCGTAA
- the rpsD gene encoding 30S ribosomal protein S4 codes for MARYTGADCKLCRREKTKLFLKGKKCESAKCPIEIRPYPPGEHGRGRPKESEYQLQLREKQKTRRIYGILEKQFRNYYEEANRKGGKTGENLLQILESRLDNVVYRAGFAESRDAARQQVRHGHILVNGKKVDIPSYRVREHDIVEVRERSRNLLPYEVARATSGDKTFPAWLGVAPEAMRVLIHQLPVRQQIDTQVQEQLIVELYSK; via the coding sequence ATGGCTCGTTACACGGGTGCGGACTGCAAGCTCTGCCGTCGGGAGAAGACCAAGCTCTTCCTCAAGGGCAAGAAGTGCGAGTCCGCGAAGTGCCCCATCGAGATCCGTCCTTACCCGCCGGGTGAGCACGGCCGCGGCCGTCCGAAGGAGTCGGAGTACCAGCTCCAGCTCCGGGAGAAGCAGAAGACCCGCCGCATCTACGGCATCCTCGAGAAGCAGTTCCGCAACTACTACGAGGAAGCCAACCGCAAGGGCGGCAAGACCGGCGAGAACCTCCTCCAGATCCTGGAGAGCCGTCTCGACAACGTGGTCTACCGCGCCGGTTTCGCCGAGTCCCGCGACGCCGCCCGCCAGCAGGTCCGTCACGGCCACATCCTGGTGAACGGCAAGAAGGTCGACATCCCGTCGTACCGCGTCCGCGAGCACGACATCGTCGAGGTCCGCGAGCGTTCGCGCAACCTTCTGCCCTACGAGGTGGCCCGCGCCACCTCCGGTGACAAGACGTTCCCGGCCTGGCTGGGCGTGGCCCCGGAGGCCATGCGCGTCCTGATCCACCAGCTCCCGGTCCGTCAGCAGATCGACACCCAGGTCCAGGAGCAGCTGATCGTCGAGCTCTACTCCAAGTAG
- the map gene encoding type I methionyl aminopeptidase, with protein MFKKNKHGIQIKTPEQLEKMRAAGLVVGRTLQLLRESVRPGMTPLDLDVIAEKAIRDEGAIPSFKGYQGFPATICASVNEEVVHGIPSNRRALQEGDIISIDCGAILEGWHGDSAITVPVGEVDPALTELMRVTEEAMWRGIAALTVGRHLSDIGHQVEKYVRSQGRYGIPQEYGGHGIGTEMHMDPWVANHGKPGRGPRFEPGMCFAVEPMVNLGTDRTKVLSDDWTVITVDGKVSAHFEHSVAVTHNGPWVLTALDGGKERLAGLLGDAG; from the coding sequence GTGTTCAAGAAGAACAAGCACGGAATTCAGATAAAGACGCCTGAGCAGCTGGAGAAGATGCGGGCGGCGGGCCTGGTGGTCGGCCGGACGCTGCAACTGCTCCGCGAGAGCGTCCGTCCCGGGATGACGCCGCTGGACCTCGATGTGATCGCGGAGAAGGCGATCCGGGACGAGGGGGCGATCCCCTCCTTCAAGGGCTACCAGGGCTTCCCGGCGACGATCTGCGCGTCGGTGAACGAGGAGGTCGTCCACGGCATCCCGAGCAACCGGCGGGCGCTGCAGGAGGGCGACATCATCTCCATCGACTGCGGCGCCATCCTGGAGGGCTGGCACGGCGACTCGGCCATCACCGTCCCCGTGGGGGAGGTGGACCCCGCGCTGACCGAGCTGATGCGGGTGACCGAGGAGGCCATGTGGCGCGGCATCGCCGCCCTCACCGTGGGCCGCCACCTGTCCGACATCGGCCACCAGGTGGAGAAGTACGTCCGCTCCCAGGGCCGCTACGGCATCCCCCAGGAGTACGGCGGGCACGGCATCGGCACCGAGATGCACATGGACCCGTGGGTCGCCAACCACGGCAAGCCGGGCCGGGGGCCGCGCTTCGAGCCGGGCATGTGCTTCGCCGTCGAGCCGATGGTGAACCTCGGCACCGACCGGACCAAGGTGCTGTCCGACGACTGGACCGTCATCACGGTCGACGGCAAGGTGTCGGCACACTTCGAGCACAGCGTCGCGGTGACACATAATGGACCTTGGGTACTGACCGCTCTTGACGGGGGTAAGGAGCGGCTTGCCGGCCTTTTGGGAGACGCGGGCTAG
- the infA gene encoding translation initiation factor IF-1 — protein MAKKDGAIEIEGTVVESLPNAMFRVQLDNGHKVLAHISGRMRMHYIRILPDDRVVVELSPYDLSRGRIVYRYK, from the coding sequence ATGGCCAAGAAAGACGGCGCCATCGAGATCGAGGGCACTGTGGTTGAGTCGCTCCCGAACGCGATGTTCCGGGTGCAGCTCGACAACGGCCATAAGGTCCTGGCCCACATCAGCGGGCGGATGCGGATGCACTACATCCGGATCCTTCCTGACGACAGGGTTGTCGTCGAACTGAGCCCCTACGACCTCAGTCGTGGGCGGATCGTCTACCGATACAAGTAA
- the glmM gene encoding phosphoglucosamine mutase translates to MGRLFGTDGVRGVAGSDLTAELAMDLSVAAAHVLGDAGAFNASAGRHSRPVAVVGRDPRASGEFLEAAVVAGLASSGVDVLRLGVLPTPAVAYLTTALGADMGVMISASHNPAPDNGIKFLTRGGYKLPDAVENEIEQRLGEKWERPVGASVGRVRDAHGEADRYVSHVLSTLSGDLTGLNVVLDCAHGAAHTVAPEALRRAGATVETIGARPDGLNINAGVGSTHLDKLQQVVVSRNADVGIAYDGDADRCLAVSHTGEVVDGDQIMAVLALAMHARGELAGDTVVATVMSNLGFKLAMKNAGIDVVETAVGDRYVLEAMKAGSYNLGGEQSGHVLMLDHATTGDGLLTSLQLLAVMAREGRSLAELASVMTRLPQILINVKDVDRAKASVPELSAAVAAAESELGETGRVLIRPSGTEPMIRVMVEAASAEQAELMAGRLADVVRTACV, encoded by the coding sequence TTGGGGCGCCTTTTCGGCACCGACGGGGTACGTGGGGTCGCGGGGAGCGACCTCACGGCCGAGCTCGCCATGGACCTGTCCGTGGCCGCGGCTCATGTCCTCGGCGATGCCGGGGCGTTCAATGCCAGCGCCGGGCGGCACAGCCGCCCCGTCGCCGTCGTGGGCCGGGACCCGCGGGCTTCAGGAGAATTCCTGGAGGCCGCTGTGGTCGCCGGCCTTGCGTCGTCTGGCGTGGATGTTCTCCGGCTCGGCGTGCTGCCCACCCCGGCGGTCGCATACCTCACCACGGCTCTTGGAGCCGACATGGGCGTGATGATCTCCGCCTCCCACAACCCCGCCCCGGACAACGGGATCAAGTTCCTCACCCGCGGCGGCTACAAGCTGCCCGACGCGGTGGAGAACGAGATCGAGCAGCGGCTCGGTGAGAAGTGGGAGCGCCCTGTCGGCGCTTCGGTCGGCCGCGTGCGCGACGCGCACGGCGAAGCCGACCGTTACGTGTCCCACGTGCTGTCCACGCTCTCCGGTGACCTGACCGGCCTGAACGTGGTCCTCGACTGCGCCCACGGCGCCGCCCACACGGTGGCCCCCGAGGCGCTGCGCAGGGCCGGCGCGACGGTGGAGACCATCGGGGCGCGCCCCGACGGCCTCAACATCAACGCCGGGGTGGGCTCCACCCACCTGGACAAGCTCCAGCAGGTCGTCGTCTCCCGCAACGCGGACGTCGGGATCGCCTACGACGGCGACGCCGACCGCTGCCTGGCGGTCTCGCACACCGGCGAGGTCGTCGACGGCGACCAGATCATGGCCGTGCTCGCCCTGGCGATGCACGCCCGGGGGGAGCTGGCGGGAGACACCGTGGTCGCCACGGTCATGTCCAACCTGGGCTTCAAGCTCGCGATGAAGAACGCGGGCATCGACGTGGTCGAGACCGCCGTGGGCGACCGTTACGTGCTGGAGGCCATGAAGGCCGGCAGCTACAACCTCGGCGGGGAGCAGTCCGGTCACGTCCTCATGCTCGACCACGCCACCACCGGAGACGGTCTGCTGACCTCGCTCCAACTGCTGGCGGTCATGGCGCGTGAGGGCCGGTCGCTGGCGGAGCTGGCGTCGGTGATGACCCGGTTGCCGCAGATCCTGATCAACGTCAAGGACGTGGACCGGGCGAAGGCCTCGGTTCCGGAGCTGTCGGCCGCGGTCGCGGCGGCGGAGTCGGAGCTGGGGGAGACCGGCCGGGTGCTGATCCGCCCGAGCGGCACCGAGCCGATGATCCGCGTCATGGTCGAGGCCGCCTCGGCCGAGCAGGCCGAGCTGATGGCGGGCCGTCTGGCGGACGTCGTCCGTACGGCCTGCGTCTGA
- the rpsI gene encoding 30S ribosomal protein S9, translating into MAESTGVETPIEAEQEYSPEEFPSEYTSESTVSGEAAVRKPITTGNSYGTGRRKESVARVRIVPGTGKWTINGRPLDGYFPNKVHQQIVNEPFVVLGAEDQFDVIARISGGGVTGQAGALRMGLARALAILDVEVNRPPLKKAGFLTRDARATERKKYGLKKARKAPQYSKR; encoded by the coding sequence GTGGCTGAGTCCACCGGTGTCGAGACGCCCATCGAGGCCGAGCAGGAGTACTCCCCGGAGGAGTTCCCCTCCGAGTACACCTCCGAGTCCACTGTCAGCGGCGAGGCCGCCGTCCGCAAGCCCATCACCACGGGCAACTCCTACGGCACGGGTCGCCGTAAGGAGTCCGTCGCCCGCGTCCGCATCGTGCCGGGCACCGGCAAGTGGACGATCAACGGCCGCCCGCTTGACGGCTACTTCCCGAACAAGGTCCACCAGCAGATCGTCAACGAGCCCTTCGTGGTGCTCGGCGCCGAGGACCAGTTCGACGTCATCGCCCGCATCAGCGGCGGCGGCGTGACCGGCCAGGCCGGTGCCCTGCGCATGGGCCTCGCCCGCGCGCTGGCCATCCTGGACGTCGAGGTCAACCGTCCTCCGCTGAAGAAGGCCGGCTTCCTGACCCGTGACGCCCGCGCCACCGAGCGCAAGAAGTACGGTCTCAAGAAGGCCCGCAAGGCTCCGCAGTACAGCAAGCGTTAA
- a CDS encoding DNA-directed RNA polymerase subunit alpha — MLIAQRPTLLEESLEETRSKFIIEPLEPGFGYTIGNSLRRTLLSSIPGAAVTSIRIEGVLHEFSTVPGVKEDVTDIILNLKELVVSSEHDEPVVMYLRKQGPGDVTAADIAPPAGVEVHNPELRIATLNGKAKLEMELTVERGRGYVSAAQNKQPGQEIGRIPIDSIYSPVLKVTYKVEATRVEQRTDFDRLILDVETKPCMKPRDAVASAGKTLVELFGLARELNVEAEGIDIGPSPTDAALAADLALPIEELNLTVRSYNCLKREGIHTVGELVARSEQDLLDIRNFGAKSIEEVKQKLHEMTLALKDSPPGFDPSAVAGGGYDDDDSAYVETEQY, encoded by the coding sequence ATGCTGATCGCTCAGCGGCCGACCCTTCTTGAGGAGTCCCTCGAGGAGACCCGGTCCAAGTTCATCATCGAGCCGCTGGAGCCGGGCTTCGGCTACACCATCGGCAACTCGCTGCGGCGCACGCTGCTGTCGTCCATCCCGGGCGCGGCCGTGACCAGCATCCGCATCGAGGGCGTGCTGCACGAGTTCTCGACCGTCCCGGGCGTCAAGGAGGATGTCACCGACATCATCCTCAACCTCAAGGAACTGGTCGTCTCCTCCGAGCACGACGAGCCCGTGGTGATGTACCTGCGCAAGCAGGGCCCCGGCGACGTCACCGCCGCCGACATCGCGCCCCCGGCCGGTGTCGAGGTGCACAACCCCGAGCTGCGCATCGCCACCCTCAACGGCAAGGCGAAGCTGGAGATGGAGCTGACCGTCGAGCGCGGTCGCGGCTACGTCTCCGCGGCGCAGAACAAGCAGCCGGGCCAGGAGATCGGCCGTATCCCGATCGACTCCATCTACTCCCCGGTGCTCAAGGTCACCTACAAGGTCGAGGCGACCCGTGTCGAGCAGCGCACCGACTTCGACCGTCTGATCCTGGACGTCGAGACCAAGCCGTGCATGAAGCCCCGCGACGCGGTGGCCTCGGCCGGTAAGACCCTCGTCGAGCTGTTCGGTCTCGCCCGCGAGCTGAACGTCGAGGCCGAGGGCATCGACATCGGCCCGTCGCCGACGGACGCGGCCCTGGCCGCCGATCTGGCGCTGCCGATCGAGGAGCTGAACCTCACGGTCCGCTCCTACAACTGCCTCAAGCGCGAGGGCATCCACACCGTGGGTGAGCTCGTGGCCCGCAGCGAGCAGGACCTGCTGGACATCCGTAACTTCGGTGCCAAGTCCATCGAAGAGGTCAAGCAGAAGCTGCACGAGATGACGCTCGCGCTGAAGGACTCCCCGCCCGGGTTCGACCCCAGCGCGGTGGCCGGCGGCGGCTACGACGACGACGACAGCGCGTACGTCGAGACCGAGCAGTACTGA
- the rplM gene encoding 50S ribosomal protein L13 — translation MRTYTPKPAEVERQWHIIDATDIVLGRLASHVAILLRGKHKPTFANHVDTGDFVIIINADKVALTGNKLEQKKAYRHSGYPGGLRSVTYGELMEKRPDRAVEKAVKGMLPKNALGRKMIKKLKVYAGSEHPHQAQQPVPFELTQIAQ, via the coding sequence GTGCGCACGTACACACCCAAGCCTGCCGAAGTCGAGCGTCAGTGGCACATCATCGACGCCACCGACATCGTGCTTGGCCGGCTGGCCAGCCACGTCGCGATCCTGCTTCGCGGTAAGCACAAGCCGACCTTCGCCAACCACGTCGACACCGGTGACTTCGTCATCATCATCAACGCCGACAAGGTTGCGCTGACCGGCAACAAGCTCGAGCAGAAGAAGGCCTACCGTCACTCGGGCTACCCCGGTGGTCTGCGTTCGGTGACCTATGGCGAGCTCATGGAGAAGCGCCCCGACCGCGCCGTCGAGAAGGCCGTCAAGGGCATGCTCCCCAAGAACGCCCTCGGCCGGAAGATGATCAAGAAGCTCAAGGTCTACGCCGGCTCTGAGCACCCGCACCAGGCTCAGCAGCCGGTGCCCTTCGAGCTCACCCAGATCGCCCAGTAG
- the rpsM gene encoding 30S ribosomal protein S13 has translation MARLVGVDLPRDKRLEIALTYIFGIGRTRALETLKATGVNGDLRVHQLTDEELVPLRDYIEANFKIEGDLRREVQADIRRKIEIQCYQGIRHRRGLPVHGQRTQTNARTRKGKKKTVAGKKKPGKK, from the coding sequence ATGGCTCGCCTGGTTGGCGTCGACCTCCCCCGCGACAAGCGGCTGGAGATCGCTCTCACCTACATTTTCGGAATCGGCCGCACCCGTGCGCTCGAGACCCTCAAGGCCACCGGCGTGAACGGCGACCTCCGTGTCCACCAGCTCACGGACGAGGAGCTCGTCCCGCTGCGTGACTACATCGAGGCGAACTTCAAGATCGAGGGTGACCTCCGTCGCGAGGTTCAGGCCGACATCCGTCGCAAGATCGAGATTCAGTGCTACCAGGGCATCCGGCACCGCCGTGGCCTTCCCGTGCACGGTCAGCGTACGCAGACCAACGCGCGCACCCGTAAGGGCAAGAAGAAGACCGTGGCCGGCAAGAAGAAGCCCGGTAAGAAGTAG
- the rpmJ gene encoding 50S ribosomal protein L36, translating into MKVKPSVKKICDKCKVIRRHGRVMVICDNLRHKQRQG; encoded by the coding sequence ATGAAGGTCAAGCCGAGCGTCAAGAAGATCTGCGACAAGTGCAAGGTGATCCGCCGGCACGGTCGCGTCATGGTGATCTGCGACAACCTGCGCCACAAGCAGCGTCAGGGCTAG
- a CDS encoding CAP domain-containing protein, translated as MWQPTHPRHAQRTSLRRMGLFACLMTVLLLGFLIGRGSRGEETPSQIYLNNAGPTEPTPTAATAGRLGRRAPLARVARPSATPVTTTRQPTPRTTRAARDPLDEYADGDSHYILNGEGGPDTSAVSTPLTAMEKAIIRLTNAERRRHGCAPLRIDRRLVASARSHSEEMAKSGTFSHNSPDGASPWERMEAAGYRDGGAENIGRGYASAAETVRSWMATSSHRGNILNCKLTATGVGTMEGPGGPWWTQDFGYS; from the coding sequence ATGTGGCAGCCCACTCACCCCCGGCATGCCCAGCGGACCAGCCTGCGCCGCATGGGGCTGTTCGCGTGCCTCATGACGGTGCTGCTGCTGGGCTTCCTCATCGGCCGTGGCAGCCGCGGCGAGGAGACCCCCAGCCAGATCTACCTGAACAACGCCGGGCCGACGGAGCCGACGCCCACCGCCGCGACCGCCGGACGGCTCGGCCGCCGCGCCCCGCTCGCCCGGGTCGCCCGCCCCTCCGCCACCCCCGTGACGACGACCCGGCAGCCCACGCCACGCACCACCCGGGCCGCCCGCGACCCGCTCGACGAATACGCCGACGGCGACTCCCACTACATCCTCAATGGCGAGGGGGGACCGGACACCTCCGCCGTCTCCACCCCCCTGACCGCGATGGAGAAGGCGATCATCCGCCTCACCAACGCCGAGCGCCGGCGGCACGGCTGCGCTCCGCTCCGCATCGACAGGCGGCTGGTCGCCTCGGCCAGGAGCCACTCGGAGGAGATGGCCAAGAGCGGCACCTTCTCCCACAACTCCCCCGACGGCGCCTCGCCCTGGGAGCGGATGGAGGCCGCCGGCTACCGCGACGGGGGCGCGGAGAACATCGGCCGCGGCTACGCCTCGGCCGCCGAGACGGTGCGGAGCTGGATGGCCACCAGCAGCCACCGGGGCAACATCCTCAACTGCAAGCTGACCGCCACCGGCGTCGGGACGATGGAGGGCCCGGGCGGTCCCTGGTGGACACAGGACTTCGGCTACTCCTGA
- the rpsK gene encoding 30S ribosomal protein S11 gives MPPKSRQGAPKKVRRKEKKNVAHGHAHIKSTFNNTIVSITDPSGNVISWASAGHVGFKGSRKSTPFAAQMAAENAARRAMEHGMRKVDVFVKGPGSGRETAIRSLQATGLEVGSIQDVTPVPHNGCRPPKRRRV, from the coding sequence ATGCCTCCTAAGAGCCGCCAGGGTGCCCCGAAGAAGGTGCGCCGCAAGGAAAAGAAGAACGTCGCTCACGGGCACGCCCACATCAAGAGCACGTTCAACAACACGATCGTCTCGATCACCGACCCGAGCGGGAACGTGATCTCCTGGGCCAGCGCCGGCCACGTCGGGTTCAAGGGCTCCCGTAAGTCCACCCCGTTCGCCGCGCAGATGGCCGCCGAGAACGCTGCTCGCCGCGCCATGGAGCACGGCATGCGCAAGGTCGACGTCTTCGTCAAGGGCCCCGGTTCCGGCCGTGAGACCGCCATCCGTTCGCTGCAGGCGACCGGCCTCGAGGTTGGCTCCATTCAGGACGTCACCCCCGTGCCGCACAACGGCTGCCGTCCGCCCAAGCGCCGTCGCGTCTGA
- the rplQ gene encoding 50S ribosomal protein L17, producing MPQPAKGARLGGSPAHERLILSNLATQLFQHGRITTTVAKAKRLRPLAERLITKAKKGDMHNRRQVLTVVRDKGVVHHLFTEIAPTFAERPGGYTRITKIGARKGDAAPMAVIELVSEPLNTVRTGKVPAAAPAAAEAPKAEEPKAEETAEVTEEPKAAEESAEAPAEETEAEAKKDNA from the coding sequence ATGCCTCAGCCCGCAAAGGGTGCCCGTCTCGGCGGAAGCCCGGCTCACGAGCGGCTGATCCTGTCGAACCTCGCCACCCAGCTGTTCCAGCACGGCCGGATCACGACCACCGTGGCCAAGGCCAAGCGCCTGCGTCCGCTGGCGGAGCGGCTGATCACCAAGGCGAAGAAGGGCGACATGCACAACCGTCGCCAGGTGCTGACCGTCGTCCGTGACAAGGGCGTGGTCCACCACCTGTTCACGGAGATCGCACCGACCTTCGCCGAGCGTCCCGGTGGCTACACCCGCATCACGAAGATCGGCGCCCGTAAGGGTGACGCCGCTCCCATGGCCGTCATCGAGCTGGTCTCCGAGCCGCTGAACACGGTCCGCACCGGCAAGGTCCCGGCCGCCGCTCCGGCTGCCGCCGAGGCCCCCAAGGCGGAGGAGCCCAAGGCCGAGGAGACCGCCGAGGTCACCGAGGAGCCGAAGGCCGCCGAGGAGAGCGCCGAGGCTCCCGCCGAGGAGACCGAGGCCGAGGCCAAGAAGGACAACGCCTGA
- a CDS encoding tRNA pseudouridine synthase A, with translation MVRLRLDLAYDGTDFSGWAKQPGRRTVQGEIEGALGKILRLPEPPALTVAGRTDAGVHARGQVAHVDLEAGAFEALETRHSRRAAASTGGSAPGRAASGAASETGSISATAPASATAPVCGADSGSGADPGAAPARMAADPLSVTATGSGTGIPADIDERLSSLRRRLAGVLPPDVRIYRVTVAPEGFDARFSAMSRRYAYRVCDAPGGVDPLRRREVLWYARPLDLDRLNAAAAALLGEHDFAAFCKKREGATTIRELQRLDWVQEDGLLVATVVADAFCHSMVRALIGSLLPVGEGRLPVDWPGQVLTRAVRDSGVHVAPAHGLCLEEVRYPGAGELARRAVETRRVRTLSV, from the coding sequence GTGGTACGGCTGCGCCTGGATCTCGCATACGACGGCACCGACTTCTCCGGCTGGGCGAAGCAGCCCGGCCGGCGGACGGTCCAGGGGGAGATCGAGGGGGCGCTCGGCAAGATTCTCCGGCTCCCCGAGCCGCCGGCGCTGACCGTCGCCGGGCGGACCGACGCCGGCGTGCACGCCCGGGGTCAGGTGGCCCACGTGGATCTGGAGGCCGGGGCGTTCGAGGCGCTGGAGACCAGGCACAGCCGCCGGGCCGCCGCCTCCACGGGGGGCTCGGCCCCCGGGAGGGCCGCCTCCGGGGCGGCCTCTGAGACCGGCTCTATCTCCGCGACGGCTCCCGCTTCCGCGACGGCTCCTGTTTGCGGGGCGGACTCCGGCTCCGGGGCGGACCCTGGGGCCGCCCCCGCCCGGATGGCGGCCGACCCCCTCTCCGTGACGGCCACCGGCTCCGGGACCGGGATCCCGGCGGACATCGATGAGAGGCTCTCCAGCCTCCGTAGACGGCTGGCCGGGGTTCTGCCCCCCGATGTCAGGATTTATCGCGTTACGGTGGCTCCTGAGGGCTTTGACGCACGATTCTCCGCGATGTCACGGCGCTACGCCTACCGGGTCTGCGACGCTCCGGGCGGCGTCGACCCGCTCCGCCGCCGTGAGGTCCTCTGGTACGCCCGGCCGCTCGACCTCGACCGGCTGAACGCGGCCGCGGCCGCCCTGCTGGGCGAGCACGACTTCGCCGCCTTCTGCAAGAAGCGCGAGGGCGCGACCACGATCCGCGAGCTGCAGCGGCTCGACTGGGTCCAGGAGGACGGCCTCCTCGTCGCGACGGTGGTGGCCGACGCGTTCTGCCACTCGATGGTCCGGGCCCTCATCGGGTCGCTGCTGCCCGTCGGGGAGGGACGCCTCCCGGTGGACTGGCCGGGACAGGTGCTCACGCGGGCCGTACGGGACTCCGGGGTGCACGTGGCACCGGCGCACGGCCTCTGCCTGGAGGAGGTGCGCTACCCCGGGGCCGGGGAGCTGGCCCGGCGGGCCGTGGAGACCCGCCGGGTGCGCACGCTCAGCGTCTGA